The nucleotide sequence GCTAACTATAACTTAAGCAAACTTGTCTCATTCGTCATGTTGCTGTACACCAGAGAACTTGTGGCTCCGCGGCCAAAGCGCGGATTACTTCGATTCAGGAACAAGCCACATGGAATATCGTTCAAGGATCGACTGCGAAGCGCCTTCGCCCACTCGTCCATCCATGGAATGCAGCACGTCTTCGGGGAGCGGCGTCTTTGGCAACGCTGCCTGTGGCTAATAATCACCTTGGGAGCGGGTATCACGGGATTTAGTCTGTACTCCGTGCTGCGACATCGCCATAGTGAGCAGATTCTGGTCAGCCTGATAGACACCACCCAGCTGCCAGTGTACCACATTGATTTTCCAGCCGTGGCCATTTGTCCATGGAGCCATGTCAACTGGCAAAGAGCTCCAGCTGCCTTATCCCGATTTTTGCCAGCAAACCCGAGTGCAGAGCTCCGGGAAACATTCCGCCAGCTTCTCGTCGTCCTGGAGCTGATTACTTTTTCCAATTTTAACAGGGCAAAGGATCTGGCCAAGAGGAATCTGACGTCCTTGGGGTTTCTGAGGATGGGGAAGATAATGAACTTCGTGGCCTATCGATGTGATGAGCTGTTTGTCGCCAATTCCTGCGTCTTCGACGAGACTCCTTATGATTGCTGCAAGCTTTTTGTGCCGGAGCAAACGGAGAAGGGTCATTGCTGGGTCTTTAACTCTCTAATTTCGGAGCACTCCCGGAAAAAGCAAATAACCAACAAGTTCTATCCGCACAAGTTGAGCACCGCTGGAGAGGAGTCTGGCCTAAAATTCACTATTAATGCAAGTTATCCTCTCATTAAGGCTGACGCAGAAATGCCCTTTGGAATGAATGTAAATATAAGATTAATAAATATGCAAAATACGGTTGATATTTGTTTTTAACAGCTAATGATCAAGGAACCACGACAGTGGTCGAATCAGATGACCTACCATCTATATCCGGATACGGAGAACTTTGTGGCTGTGCACCCAATGGTCACGGAAACCTCCCCAAGCACGTATAAAATGAGTCCCAGCAAGAGGCGTTGCTACTTTGATGTGAGTAAAGGTTCTTAGCAAGTAGCGTCAACCGGTAACAAATCAATTATTCGTAGAAcgaaaaaaaaccaaacttcCAGGATACTTTATTGCCCTATAATCGGGAAAATTGTCTGGTTGTATGCCTTCACCAGGTCGTAATGAGAACCTGCAATTGCTCCACGCCAGCTTTTCTGCCGCCCATTAGTAGGAACAGACAAATATAAATTATTCTACATCTTACTCATTACTCAAGTTATTCTTTCAGAGGGCATTCGTGAATGCGGAATATTGGATGCAAAATGTCTGGGCAATAATGCCGATATTTTCAGCTATGTGAAAATGGGCGACCAGGATATGTATATTAACGACTCAAGACGGGGACATTTATGTAATTGCCCTGATAACTGCAATTCGCGGCAGTACACAATGTCACTCAATGTGCGCAAATTGGATTAGTAAGTCTAAAGTACAACTCCTTAACCTAAATCTAACGAAATTTTCGTATTTTAAAGCCCAAAAAACTCCACAGATACATTGATAAAAGCCCAGATTTATTATGGCCAGCGTGTGATGACCAAAATCATAACCAAATTGAAGCACACTAACCTAGATTTACTGGCCAACTTTGGCGGCATCATAAGTCTTTACATAGGGGCCTCCGTCATGAGTTTCATAGAACTTGCGATTGTGCTGGGCAAACTAATGTGGGTACTTATTAAAGAATggcttactttgaaaaatcgTGTATAATTTACGccataaacaaataaacaaaagcaCTTATTTCTGCTTAGTTTCCTGATCCGTCGGGTAGCGTATATAGATGGTCGGATGTGGTACGGTGGCCGGTGTCTCTGTCAGTTGGTCCAAATAGGAGCAGCCGATGGCCAGTGCGCTGCCATCGGAACTAAAGTTGAGCGTGGAGATGGAGGTATCGTATTCGTGGAACTGACAAAGGCGTTTCTTGTTGAAACCGTCCCAAATGTTGACTATGCCATCGGAACCGCCAGTGGCGAACGTCTGGTAGACATTGTGGAAACTCAGGGCATTCACCGGGTAGATTTGCTCTATGTTCTGCTCCCGGTTCCGGTGGCACTTGAAGGCGAATTTGCGCCGCTGCACTTCGGGATCATGATCCAGGTACTCCACGGCCACCCGGCCCTCGATGGAGGACATCACGTAGCCCTCCTTGTTGGGGAACAGGCGGATGCAGCGGGTCTGATACTTTAGCGAGGACTCCCGCTTCATGATGTAGCTGTCCATCCTGCGCAGGTCCCAGATGAGCACTTTGCGGTCGGAGGTGGCCACCACGATCTTCTCGTCAATCACAGACATGGAGTACACCTTTCCATTGTTCTGCTCGAAGGTGCCAACGCATTGCTTCTCCCGCATGTCCCACAGCTTTACGGTCTTGTCCCAGCTGCCCGTGAGGATGCCATTGACGTACTCGGCGTGCTCCACACATCGGATGGGCTCCTCGTGGTTTCCAACAACGCTTTCCGTCTGGGTGTTCACATCAAAGAGACGAAGTTGGTTGTCCAACGAGCCACTGACCACGTGCACTATGTCCTGCAGGTCAAGGGTTTAGTGGGATGGATCAGAAATATGTATGGATAGACCTCACCATAAAGGCACAGTCCAGAATTGGCGCATCCTGCAGGAATTTTTGGCGCATCTGGTTCGCCGGCACATCGTAGAACCTGAGTGTTCCGTCCCAGGAGGACGCCGCCATGTACTGATTCGATTTGGGACCAAATTTTACGGCGGAGATCAGGTCCTCCGGCGGATTGTTAAGCTTGAACTCTGGCGGACGCATTTTGTCAATTTTTTGGtgggttttatttattaaaaactatataattttaaattaaaactgATTTAATTCAGTGGCGGAGGAATTTGCTCGGCGTCTATGGTAGAGATGAACCTCCTTCGATAGCACTATCGATACCTAACATATTTGCATTAGGGGGATTCCCTAGGAAACGTATTATGCATTTCCCTTATTATTTAAACAACtgcttaaataaaatttataaaatgtctacctaattatttatatatatatatattatatataaatattttttaatatatttaaaattactATATAATTTAGTGTATCCCATTACACTAGATTACCCGTATTGGTTGAAGAGCATTGAAGTATTTTATGGTCACACTGTTGGAGTGCCATTACCGATAACTGATACCCGATTTCATGCAATCGATTTGGCGGGGAATGCTTCCATCTCTATAGACGACGCCACTATTTAGAAATACAATACGTTTTTGATTTGCAAATATAAGAAAAAGTACTTGTGATGGAGGAAACGCACGACTTCCAGTTCGTCCTTCCCCTGAACGCCTCCGACCTCATCAACTCCAGTGGCGACCAGTACTACGTGAAGGAGATATTCGGCAGCGCCGATATTCCCGCAAAACTTCAAGGTGAGTGTCCGTTTTCGCGGTTGCTTTTTAAAATGCGTACAGTTGTGGAAATCTCAGCCTGACCTCCTTTCTCCACAGAATGCAAGCGCAAAGTGCACCAGGGCGATCCCTTCTATATATTCGAGCACTTCGACCTGTATTACTCGATCATCGAGGCCCGTGGCTCAGATGCCGCCTCCTCACAGAATCTGATGAGGTCCTTCGACCTCCTGTACTTAACCGTGGACAAGCTGTTCCAGGATCTGCAGCCCCTGCTGACGGCCACAGAGCCTCTGTCCAACCAGCAGCGCAAAAGCTACTTGAACTTGACCAAAATGACGCTGTTCCTCCAAGTGAGCACCGTCAAGAAGATCAACAACAGTGTGCAACAAGCTCTACGGGATCAGCAAGTGAATGTCCAGAAAAAGCGGGCAAAACAAGCCGATGGGTTGGAGCAGTTTCCCAACTGGGATGCCAAACGGAGCAAGTTCCTGGTGCAGCTCTTCAATGTGCTTCAGTGTCCGCTGGAGAAGCTCTGGAGTCCGCCCGTCGCCGAGGAGGACTTCATAACGTACGTGTTGAACCTAAATCGTGTTATTTATATATCTAATGCCCTGCCCTCCACAGTTTGCTCTGCGACATCTGCTATCGCACACTCGAGATGCTACCACTCCGTCAGGACAACAAGCATGTCTTCGATACAATCTTCCAGATTCTGGGCACCTCAATTAAGCGCTTCAACCAGGCCATGACTTTTCCCGTACGCATCCTGCAGATCCTGCGTGGCACTGAGCACGCTGCCGCTTCCGTGGCCACCGGAATTCTATTGCTGCATGAGGAATATGGAATCTCCTCAGTATTCTCGATCCTTATTAAAAGCATTGTAGATGCCCTGAAGCTGGATAGCTCCGACTCAACGGTGTCCAAGCACTTCTCCAATTTCTTGGCCGAGTTT is from Drosophila suzukii chromosome 3, CBGP_Dsuzu_IsoJpt1.0, whole genome shotgun sequence and encodes:
- the Bub3 gene encoding mitotic checkpoint protein BUB3, whose translation is MRPPEFKLNNPPEDLISAVKFGPKSNQYMAASSWDGTLRFYDVPANQMRQKFLQDAPILDCAFMDIVHVVSGSLDNQLRLFDVNTQTESVVGNHEEPIRCVEHAEYVNGILTGSWDKTVKLWDMREKQCVGTFEQNNGKVYSMSVIDEKIVVATSDRKVLIWDLRRMDSYIMKRESSLKYQTRCIRLFPNKEGYVMSSIEGRVAVEYLDHDPEVQRRKFAFKCHRNREQNIEQIYPVNALSFHNVYQTFATGGSDGIVNIWDGFNKKRLCQFHEYDTSISTLNFSSDGSALAIGCSYLDQLTETPATVPHPTIYIRYPTDQETKQK
- the ppk19 gene encoding pickpocket protein 19; amino-acid sequence: MLLYTRELVAPRPKRGLLRFRNKPHGISFKDRLRSAFAHSSIHGMQHVFGERRLWQRCLWLIITLGAGITGFSLYSVLRHRHSEQILVSLIDTTQLPVYHIDFPAVAICPWSHVNWQRAPAALSRFLPANPSAELRETFRQLLVVLELITFSNFNRAKDLAKRNLTSLGFLRMGKIMNFVAYRCDELFVANSCVFDETPYDCCKLFVPEQTEKGHCWVFNSLISEHSRKKQITNKFYPHKLSTAGEESGLKFTINASYPLIKADAEMPFGMNLMIKEPRQWSNQMTYHLYPDTENFVAVHPMVTETSPSTYKMSPSKRRCYFDNEKKPNFQDTLLPYNRENCLVVCLHQVVMRTCNCSTPAFLPPIKGIRECGILDAKCLGNNADIFSYVKMGDQDMYINDSRRGHLCNCPDNCNSRQYTMSLNVRKLDYPKNSTDTLIKAQIYYGQRVMTKIITKLKHTNLDLLANFGGIISLYIGASVMSFIELAIVLGKLMWVLIKEWLTLKNRV